The following are encoded in a window of Dysidea avara chromosome 4, odDysAvar1.4, whole genome shotgun sequence genomic DNA:
- the LOC136254711 gene encoding putative beta-lactamase-like 1 — translation MSRIVFICVITSLMLGLCVRGKLPDQYSFSSIFGDDDNISPSPSCPYHPQPVPLPSPLPGVISDALNNIFQYITEVLYDNETAPGLVARISYRDTDLLSVAYGVKDKKKPDVKPDGDTIFRIGSLSKVFVVLMLFQLFDRGEVKALDDPITDYCPSFSMHNPFDDDNVITLRQMASQLSGLPQYPPCQPDFLLGKFCPDTTANMIKKLSEQYVVRPTYTRPIYSNTAYALLAHCLIEKLHPLLTYESYVQKYILEPLNMTNTGFTLTERIRSTMAVGYNADGSKAPLYDLGWAGPSGQMYSTVNDLMKLAKCLKMNEGCAGILKPNFVKEIGLPAFIDYDYKTAFGTPFEMVLISGGYLIRCKGGRINGYTSYFSYSPELQLSFCMTISGDADISGVMMYVYDELLKPLVNVLSTIQPKVPSIPNPQMYIGNYSNFFIGEVSIFQQDDTLMMHLPTNYVGNQTVPLSYHDDHSMQLVEPRVVPDYCFIYEVFPAFKAWVYFDDVDKKTGKIPSLRIPGDFGELHFTRK, via the exons ATGTCTCGGATAGTATTCATTTGTGTGATAACAAGTTTGATGCTAGGTCTATGCGTTCGTGGCAAG TTACCAGATCAGTACAGTTTCAGTAGTATATTTGGTGATGATGACAACATTTCACCATCACCATCATGTCCTTACCATCCCCAACCAGTACCACTACCATCACCGTTACCTGGTGTGATCAGTGATGCCCTCAATAACATCTTTCAATATATTACTGAAGTGTTGTATGATAATGAAACAGCT CCGGGACTGGTAGCTAGGATATCATACAGAGATACTGATCTGTTGTCTGTTGCATATGGTGTGAAGGATAAGAAGAAACCTGATGTGAAACCAGATGGTGACACTATATTTCGTATTGGAAGTCTGTCGAAAGTGTTTGTG GTGCTAATGTTATTTCAGTTATTTGACAGAGGGGAGGTTAAAGCATTGGATGATCCTATCACAGATTACTGTCCATCCTTCTCTATGCACAATCCTTTTGATGATGATAACGTCATCACTCTGAG ACAAATGGCATCTCAATTGTCAGGATTACCACAGTACCCACCTTGTCAACCTGACTTCCTCTTAGGGAAATTTTGTCCAGACACAACTGCTAATATGATTAAGAAACTAAGTGAGCAGTATGTGGTGCGACCAACTTACACAAGACCAATATACAG CAATACAGCCTATGCCCTATTGGCTCACTGCTTGATAGAGAAACTTCATCCTTTGTTAACATATGAGAGCTATGTACAAAAGTACATCCTAGAACCACTCAATATGACTAATACTGGATTTACATTAACTGAAAG GATTAGATCAACTATGGCAGTAGGTTACAATGCAGATGGCTCTAAAGCACCTCTTTATGACTTGGGCTGGGCTGGACCATCTGGACAAATGTACTCTACTGTGAATGATCTGATGAAA CTTGCCAAGTGTTTAAAGATGAATGAAGGCTGTGCAGGTATACTTAAGCCAAATTTTGTGAAAGAAATTGGATTACCTG CTTTCATAGACTATGACTACAAAACAGCATTCGGAACCCCATTTGAAATGGTACTGATCTCAGGAGGTTATTTAATTCGTTGTAAAGGAGGGAGGATCAATGGATATACATCATATTTCTCTTACTCACCTGAACTGCAGCTAA GCTTTTGTATGACCATCAGTGGTGATGCTGACATCAGTGGAGTAATGATGTATGTATATGATGAACTCCTTAAGCCACTTGTTAATGTGTTATCCACTATTCAACCTAAG GTTCCATCCATACCAAATCCACAAATGTACATAGGCAATTACTCTAACTTCTTCATTGGTGAGGTTAGTATATTTCAACAAGATGATACTCTGATGATGCATTTACCAACAAACTATGTTGGTAATCAAACTGTGCCCTTGTCATACCATGATGATCATTCTATGCAACTGGTTGAGCCTCGAGTTGTTCCCGATTATTGTTTTATTTATGAAGTATTTCCAGCATTTAAGGCATGGGTTTACTTTGATGACGTTGATAAGAAAACTGGTAAAATTCCTAGTCTTCGTATACCCGGGGATTTTGGAGAGCTACACTTCACCAGAAAGtaa